Genomic DNA from Synechococcus sp. WH 8016:
GTGGCTTCCACCCTCAGACAGAAGCCCTCTGGCTAACTGACATCGCCCATCACCATTTGGCCATCGGCGTGATCTTCGTGATCGCCGGCCACATGTATCGGACGAATTTCGGAATCGGTCATTCCATCCGCGAGATCCTTGAAGCCCACAACCCACCAACCGGAACTCCCGGAAACCTGGGTGCTGGTCACAAAGGTCTCTACGACACCATCAACAACAGCCTGCACTTCCAGCTTGGTCTTGCTCTTGCCTCTCTTGGCGTGATCACCAGCTTGGTTGCACAGCACATGTATGCGATGCCGTCGTATGCCTTCATCGCGAAGGACTACACAACCCAGGCAGCGCTATACACCCATCACCAGTACATCGCCATCTTCTTGATGTGTGGTGCCTTCGCTCACGGTGCGATCTTCTTCATTCGTGATTACGACCCCGAAGCCAATAAGGACAATGTCCTGGCTCGGATGCTCGAGCACAAAGAAGCGATCATCAGTCACCTGAGTTGGGTCTCCCTTTTCCTGGGCTTCCATACCCTCGGCCTCTACGTCCATAACGACGTGGTTGTGGCGTTTGGAACTCCTGAGAAGCAGATCTTGGTTGAGCCTGTCTTTGCACAGTTCGTCCAGGCTGCTTCCGGTAAAGCGATTTACGGCTTCGATGTTCTTCTCGCTAACGCGGGTGGAGCTGCTGCCAATGCCAACGCGGCCTACATGGGCGGTTGGATGGATGCCATCAACGGTGTTCGTGGCAGCAACGACTTGTTCCTGCCGATTGGCCCCGGTGACTTCCTTGTTCACCACGCCATCGCTCTAGGTCTCCACACCACCACCCTGATCCTTGTGAAGGGTGCTCTGGATGCACGTGGATCCAAGTTGATGCCTGACAAGAAGGACTTCGGTTACTCCTTCCCCTGCGACGGTCCTGGCCGTGGCGGTACCTGTGACATCTCTGCCTGGGATGCGTTCTATCTCGCCGTCTTCTGGGCTCTGAACACAGTGGGTTGGGTCACCTTCTACTGGCATTGGAAGCACCTTGCGATTTGGCAGGGCAACGTGGCTCAGTTCAACGAGTCCAGCACCTATCTCATGGGCTGGTTCCGCGACTACCTATGGCTGAACAGTTCACAGCTGATCAATGG
This window encodes:
- the psaB gene encoding photosystem I core protein PsaB, whose translation is MATKFPSFSQGLAQDPTTRRIWYGIATAHDFESHDGMTEEKLYQKLFSTHFGHLAIIGLWVSGNLFHIAWQGNFEQWVADPLHVRPIAHAIWDPHFGQGAIDAFTQAGASSPVNIAYSGLYHWFYTIGMTTNAELYQGSIFMMILSAWALFAGWLHLQPKFRPSLAWFKNAESRLNHHLAVLFGFSSIAWTGHLVHVAIPESRGQHVGWDNFLNVMPHPAGLGPFFTGNWGVYAQNPDTTGQVFGTAEGSGTAILTFLGGFHPQTEALWLTDIAHHHLAIGVIFVIAGHMYRTNFGIGHSIREILEAHNPPTGTPGNLGAGHKGLYDTINNSLHFQLGLALASLGVITSLVAQHMYAMPSYAFIAKDYTTQAALYTHHQYIAIFLMCGAFAHGAIFFIRDYDPEANKDNVLARMLEHKEAIISHLSWVSLFLGFHTLGLYVHNDVVVAFGTPEKQILVEPVFAQFVQAASGKAIYGFDVLLANAGGAAANANAAYMGGWMDAINGVRGSNDLFLPIGPGDFLVHHAIALGLHTTTLILVKGALDARGSKLMPDKKDFGYSFPCDGPGRGGTCDISAWDAFYLAVFWALNTVGWVTFYWHWKHLAIWQGNVAQFNESSTYLMGWFRDYLWLNSSQLINGYNPFGSNNLAVWSWMFLFGHLVWATGFMFLISWRGYWQELIETIVWAHQRTPLANLVGWRDKPVALSIVQARVVGLAHFTIGYILTYAAFLIASTSGKFG